A window of Citrus sinensis cultivar Valencia sweet orange chromosome 7, DVS_A1.0, whole genome shotgun sequence contains these coding sequences:
- the LOC102626821 gene encoding uncharacterized protein LOC102626821 isoform X1 translates to MAPAKKGKSKAKSAGSTQSKIKTNDENLPSCIRLVPPSSVSITIHAKPGSKSCSITDVSDEAVGVQIDAPAKDGEANAALLEYMSSVLGVKRRQVSIGSGSKSRDKIVIVEEITPENVLNSLGKASSS, encoded by the exons ATGGCACCAGCAAAGAAAGGGAAATCGAAGGCCAAATCGGCCGGGTCGACCCAgtccaaaatcaaaaccaacgACGAGAATTTGCCTTCGTGTATTCGCTTAGTTCCTCCTTCTTCTGTCTCCATCACCATCCACGCCAAGCCCGGCTCCAAATCGTGCTCCATCACAG ATGTAAGCGATGAAGCAGTAGGGGTGCAAATAGACGCGCCGGCGAAGGACGGCGAAGCCAACGCGGCGCTACTTGAATACATGAGCTCG GTTTTAGGGGTTAAAAGAAGGCAAGTGTCCATAGGTTCTGGGTCTAAATCAAGAGACAAAATTGTAATCGTGGAGGAGATAACGCCGGAGAATGTTCTTAATTCCTTGGGAAAAGCCTCAAGTTCCTAA
- the LOC102626821 gene encoding uncharacterized protein LOC102626821 isoform X2, whose amino-acid sequence MAPAKKGKSKAKSAGSTQSKIKTNDENLPSCIRLVPPSSVSITIHAKPGSKSCSITDVSDEAVGVQIDAPAKDGEANAALLEYMSSLIMFQLGNLLRVCKFSF is encoded by the exons ATGGCACCAGCAAAGAAAGGGAAATCGAAGGCCAAATCGGCCGGGTCGACCCAgtccaaaatcaaaaccaacgACGAGAATTTGCCTTCGTGTATTCGCTTAGTTCCTCCTTCTTCTGTCTCCATCACCATCCACGCCAAGCCCGGCTCCAAATCGTGCTCCATCACAG ATGTAAGCGATGAAGCAGTAGGGGTGCAAATAGACGCGCCGGCGAAGGACGGCGAAGCCAACGCGGCGCTACTTGAATACATGAGCTCG CTAATCATGTTTCAGTTGGGGAATTTGTTGAGAGTGTgcaagttttctttttga